In the Helicobacter cetorum MIT 99-5656 genome, ACTAATGCCAAGCATACCAATAAAAAACAAGACAAGAAAACGCATAATATTATTTCTTTAGAGATTTTTTGCGAGCATAAAGAGCCATTGAATGAAAGTCAAATCTAGAAATTTCAAAACAATAATCACCACTAAGGGAGCAAAATCTAGTCCATTATACACGAGTTTGAATTTAGAACGCAAGAAATAAAACACCGGCTCACACAAGCGAGCAAGAATTTGCACGACAGGATTATTAGGGTTAGGTTGCACAAAGCTTAGAAGTGAATAAATAATGATTACCCACATATACAGCGTAATGAGTGAGCTTAGAATGACGGCTACAGCATTAATGAGAGTGGAAAATATCATGCTTTTAGCCTTAAGATTTCTTTATAATGGCTTTGAATATAAGGAAAAAT is a window encoding:
- a CDS encoding YggT family protein, with the protein product MIFSTLINAVAVILSSLITLYMWVIIIYSLLSFVQPNPNNPVVQILARLCEPVFYFLRSKFKLVYNGLDFAPLVVIIVLKFLDLTFIQWLFMLAKNL